A segment of the Streptomyces diastaticus subsp. diastaticus genome:
CACGGCCGGCACACCGGCGGGCGAGCCGGTCTCCGCCTGACTCCGTCCCGGACGCGGCCCGGGCCCTCCCCGGGCCGCACGCCCCCTCCGTTCCCCACCCTCAGAGTTCCCCTCTCCCAGGAAGGCCCTGCCATGCCCGAGCGCAACGTCGTCATCGGTTCGAGCTCCGGACTGCACGCCCGCCCCGCCGCCCTCTTCGTCCAGGCCGCCGCGCGCCAGCCGGCCGCCGTCACCGTGGGCCGCCCGGGACAGCCGGCGGTCGACGCCCGCAGCATGCTCTCCGTGCTCGCCCTCGGCGCCAAGCACGGTGAGGCACTGGTCCTGACCGCCGAGGGCGACGGCGCCGACGCGGCCCTCGACGAACTCGCCGCCCTCGTCACCGCCGACCACGACGCCGTGGAGCCGGCATGACCCCCGCTCCCCTGACCGGCATAGGGGTGGGCGGCGGCACCGCCTGGGGGCCGGTGGCCCGGATGGCGCCGCCCCCGGCGCTGCCCGCCCCCCGTGAGGTGGCCGCCGCCGAGTCGCCCGCCGAGGCCGCCGCCGCACGCGCCGCGCTCACCGCGGTCGCCGACGACCTCGCGCGCCGTGCCGCGGCGGCCGACGGCGAGGCGGCCGACGTGCTGACGGCCCTGGGCATGATGGCGGCCGACCCGGCGCTCGTGGACAGCGCCGAGGCCAAGGTGTGCGAAGGCCGCGACGCGCCGCACGCGCTGGCGGAGGCTTTCGCCGGGTTCGCCGCCACTCTGCGGGCCGCGGGCGGCTACTTCGCCGAACGTGTCGCCGACCTCGACGACCTGCGCGACCGGGCGGTGGCCCACGCGCTGGGCCTGCCGATGCCGGGGCTGCCGGACCCCGGGCACCCGTACGTGCTCGTCGCCGCCGACCTCTCCCCGGCCGACACGGCGCTGCTCGACCCGGCCCGGGTGCGCGCGCTCGTCACCGAGGAGGGCGGACCCACCAGCCACACGGCGATCCTCGCCAAGATCCTCGGCCTGCCGGCCGTCGTCGCCTGCGAGGGCGCCGCCCTCCTGACGGACGGCTCACCCGTCCTGGTGGACGGCGGCGCCGGGACCGTGCTCACCGACCCCTCCCCTGAGCAGGTGGCGGGCGCCGCCGCCGAGGAGGAGCGGCGCAGGCGGACGGCGGCCGCCTCCAGCGGCCCCGGGCGCACGGCCGACGGCCATCCGGTCCGGCTGATGGTCAACCTGGGGGCGCCGCACGAACTGGCGGCGGCGGCCGAGGCCGACAGTGAGGGCGTGGGGCTGTTCCGCACCGAGTTCCTGTACCTCGACCGCGCCACCGCGCCGGGCGCCGAGGAACAGCGCGAGACGTACCGGAGGGTCTTCGACGCCTTCGCGGGGCGCCGGGTGGTCGTCCGCACCCTGGACGCCGGTGCGGACAAGCCCCTGCCGTTCGCGACCGCCGCCGACGAGCCCAACCCGGCACTGGGCGTGCGGGGTCTGCGGACCGCCGTCCGCCATCCGGAGCTCCTCGACACCCAGCTCGCCGCGGTGGCCCACGCGGCCCGCACGACCGGGGCAGAGGTCTGGGTGATGGCCCCCATGGTGTCGGTACCGGCCGAGGCGCGGGCCTT
Coding sequences within it:
- a CDS encoding HPr family phosphocarrier protein, producing MPERNVVIGSSSGLHARPAALFVQAAARQPAAVTVGRPGQPAVDARSMLSVLALGAKHGEALVLTAEGDGADAALDELAALVTADHDAVEPA
- the ptsP gene encoding phosphoenolpyruvate--protein phosphotransferase, whose protein sequence is MTPAPLTGIGVGGGTAWGPVARMAPPPALPAPREVAAAESPAEAAAARAALTAVADDLARRAAAADGEAADVLTALGMMAADPALVDSAEAKVCEGRDAPHALAEAFAGFAATLRAAGGYFAERVADLDDLRDRAVAHALGLPMPGLPDPGHPYVLVAADLSPADTALLDPARVRALVTEEGGPTSHTAILAKILGLPAVVACEGAALLTDGSPVLVDGGAGTVLTDPSPEQVAGAAAEEERRRRTAAASSGPGRTADGHPVRLMVNLGAPHELAAAAEADSEGVGLFRTEFLYLDRATAPGAEEQRETYRRVFDAFAGRRVVVRTLDAGADKPLPFATAADEPNPALGVRGLRTAVRHPELLDTQLAAVAHAARTTGAEVWVMAPMVSVPAEARAFAEQARSHGLRTAGAMVEVPAAALRAGQLAEGCDFLSIGTNDLAQYAFAADRMLGSLAALLDPWQPALLELVRQSAEAGTAHGRPVGVCGEAASDPLLALVLVGLGVTSLSAAPGCLAGVRGSLASRTLAECRELAGLALAAPDAAGARRAVTAAARPAA